The Algihabitans albus genomic sequence GACGCCGGTGGTCTGCGGCGCGAACGACACGACAGTGGAGTTCTTCGGCATCGGGGCCGTCGAGCCGGGCATGGGAGCGATCAAGCTGGCGACGGCCGGCGTGCTCTTCTCCGCCGCGGATCACCCCCAGGTGAACCCGCCGATCTCCTGCTACCCGCACATTCTGCCCGGCCTCTACTACACGGCGACCGGCACCAACTCTTGCGCCTCCTCCCATCGCTGGGTGCGGGACAAGCTCTTCCTGCCGACCAGCGGGGAGAGCGACGGCGGTGCCGTCTTCGCCGAGATGGACCGCCTGGCCGGCGGCGCGCCTCCCGGCAGCGGGGGCCTGCTGTTCCATCCCTATCTGCAGGGTGAGCGCGCGCCCTACTGGGACCCGCTGCTGCGCGCCGACTTCGTCGGCCTGACCATGCAGCAAGGTCGTGCCGAGATTGCCCGCGCTGTCTATGAAGGCATCGCCTTTTCGATCCGCGATCTGGTGGAGCAGGCGCGAGAGGTCGGACAGGAGATGCGGGAGGTGCGCCTGATCGGCGGCGGCGCCAAGTCGGCCGTCTGGCGCCAGATCATCGCCGACGTTACGGGTCTGTCGCTCTCGCTCCCCGGCAACGGGGATGCCTCCTTCGGGGCGGCTCTGATCGCCGGGGTGGGCGTCGGTCTCTTTTCGGATCCGCGCGCGGCTGTCGAGGCCTGCGTCACCACGGTCGCCCGGGCGGAGCCAGACCCCGCGCGCCAAGCCTTCTACAACGATCTCTTCGACCTCTACCGCGAGACCCAGCAGGCCCTGGCGCCGATCAATCACAAACTCCACGCGCTGGTCGCCCCGGACGCTTGAGTCGATTGCCGAAGAGCCCTTGCCGGGCGTAGGCTCCGCGCAACAGCCCAACTCTGAACGAACGAGGTTTCCCATGGCCGCCGCGCTGTCCTTCGACGATCTCAAGTCCCGCGCCGCCGGGCTGCAGTTCCGCAGTCAGGCCTTCATCGGCGGCCGCTACGTCGATGCCGTCTCCGGCGAGACCTTCGATTGCATCAGCCCGGTCGACGGCCGGGTGCTGACCCAGGTGGCCGCCTGCGGCGCCGAGGACGTCGACCGCGCCGTCAAGGCCGCGCGCGCGGCCTTCGAGACCGGTGTCTGGCGCGACATGGCGCCGGCCAGACGCAAGGCGAAGCTGCTGAAGTTCGCCGAGCTGATCAAGGCGCACCATGATGAGCTGGCGCTGTTGGAAACCCTCGACATGGGCAAGCCCATCGGCGACTCCCATGCCGTCGACGTGCCGGCGACGGTCAACTGCATCCGCTGGTACGCCGAGGCCGCCGACAAGATCTACGACGAGGTGGCGCCAACCGATCCCAAGGTGCTGGCGATGATCCGGCGCGAGCCGGTGGGCGTCGTGGCCGCCATCGTGCCCTGGAACTTCCCGATGATCATGGCCGCCTGGAAGATCGGGCCGGCCCTGGCGAGCGGTAACTCGCTGATCCTGAAACCCGCCGAACAGTCCTCGCTCAGTGCCATCCGGATCGCCGAGCTGGCGGCGGAGGCCGGGATCCCTGAGGGCGTCTTCCAGGTCGTGCCGGGCCTGGGCGAGCAGGCGGGAAAGGCGCTCGGCCTGCACGAGGACATCGACGCCATCGCCTTCACCGGCTCCGGCGAGGTCGGCAAGCTGCTGTTGCAGTACTCCGGTCAGTCGAACATGAAGCGGGTGGCGCTGGAGTGCGGCGGCAAGACTCCGCACATCGTGCTGGCGGACACCAGCGATCTCGATCAGGCGGCCGAGGCGGCGGCCTGGGGAATCTTCTTCAACCAGGGCGAAGTCTGCAACGCCGGCTCCCGCCTGCTGGTGCAGGAGTCGATCAAGGAAGCCCTGATGGAGAAGCTCCTGAAGATCTCGCGCTCCATCAAGGTCGGCAATCCCCTGGACCCGCAGACCAAGATGGGCGCGATCGTCGACCGGGATCAGATGGACAAGGTGCTGCGCTACATCGGGATCGGGCAGCAGGAGGGCGCCCAGCTCGTGCTCGGCGGCCAGCAGGTCCAGACGGCCGAGGGCGGCTACTATGTGGAGCCGACGGTCTTCGACCGCGTCGACAACCAGATGACCATCGCACGGGAGGAAATCTTCGGCCCGGTGCTCTCGACCCTCACCTTCAAGGACGCCGAAGAGGGGTTGAGGATCGCCAACGACACCGTCTACGGCCTGGCGGCCGCCGTCTGGACCAAGAACATCGACACCGCCCACAAGATGGCCCGCGGCCTGCGCGCCGGCTCGGTCTGGATC encodes the following:
- a CDS encoding aldehyde dehydrogenase, with protein sequence MAAALSFDDLKSRAAGLQFRSQAFIGGRYVDAVSGETFDCISPVDGRVLTQVAACGAEDVDRAVKAARAAFETGVWRDMAPARRKAKLLKFAELIKAHHDELALLETLDMGKPIGDSHAVDVPATVNCIRWYAEAADKIYDEVAPTDPKVLAMIRREPVGVVAAIVPWNFPMIMAAWKIGPALASGNSLILKPAEQSSLSAIRIAELAAEAGIPEGVFQVVPGLGEQAGKALGLHEDIDAIAFTGSGEVGKLLLQYSGQSNMKRVALECGGKTPHIVLADTSDLDQAAEAAAWGIFFNQGEVCNAGSRLLVQESIKEALMEKLLKISRSIKVGNPLDPQTKMGAIVDRDQMDKVLRYIGIGQQEGAQLVLGGQQVQTAEGGYYVEPTVFDRVDNQMTIAREEIFGPVLSTLTFKDAEEGLRIANDTVYGLAAAVWTKNIDTAHKMARGLRAGSVWINCFDGGDITTPFGGYKQSGFGRDKSLHAFDKYTELKTVWIELGG
- a CDS encoding xylulokinase; the encoded protein is MALLGVDLGAGSLKASVIAPDGRLLGEAAEIIETDHPRFGWAEQDPLSWLAAFNAAVPRALAAAGIGARDIAAIGLSAGAHIPVLLDADDRPLRPAILWSDTRATAEASDLHARAGELILARSLNKANATWSLPMLAWIKRHEPEVAAKTRKLCLAKDYLRLCLTGTWETDFSDVVGALMADTRNGGWSEELCALIDWPMETLPPVVAPTQVVGGVTAAAAQAAGLTAGTPVVCGANDTTVEFFGIGAVEPGMGAIKLATAGVLFSAADHPQVNPPISCYPHILPGLYYTATGTNSCASSHRWVRDKLFLPTSGESDGGAVFAEMDRLAGGAPPGSGGLLFHPYLQGERAPYWDPLLRADFVGLTMQQGRAEIARAVYEGIAFSIRDLVEQAREVGQEMREVRLIGGGAKSAVWRQIIADVTGLSLSLPGNGDASFGAALIAGVGVGLFSDPRAAVEACVTTVARAEPDPARQAFYNDLFDLYRETQQALAPINHKLHALVAPDA